A region from the Sulfurivermis fontis genome encodes:
- a CDS encoding helix-turn-helix transcriptional regulator — protein MEVVHLNQKQLATRWSVSEARLPRWRSAGIGPKFLKLCGRVLYRQVDIEAYEASCLATSTKSRGAQSEVLRFVGNKQQIPTFQNRRPA, from the coding sequence ATGGAAGTTGTTCACCTCAACCAGAAGCAACTGGCCACCCGCTGGAGTGTCAGCGAGGCCCGGCTTCCGCGCTGGCGCAGCGCGGGGATCGGCCCCAAGTTCCTGAAGCTATGCGGTCGCGTCCTCTACCGCCAGGTCGACATCGAGGCCTACGAGGCGTCGTGTCTGGCGACCTCGACCAAGAGCCGTGGAGCGCAGAGTGAAGTGTTGCGTTTTGTCGGCAACAAACAACAAATACCGACGTTTCAGAACAGGCGGCCGGCCTGA
- a CDS encoding helix-turn-helix domain-containing protein, whose amino-acid sequence MYTEALPTHRSAPFVVPISAAATAAFALIGSTLAVSGTGSVFDISRAGEWRKLVEARVPVHVDIGATDDVVERPDLRSASEHLANIRQVLNPAIADLAAVFGVSRQAIYKWIGGESMPEADNFKRIQSLSHVADAFYEAGITRAPAMLKMKAFEGRSLMDLITSDQLSPSHVQSLISEARAMDMAYDRSGLARTKAEPSDDWRTEASIPGSPEQ is encoded by the coding sequence ATGTACACCGAAGCATTGCCTACACATCGAAGTGCGCCGTTCGTCGTGCCAATCAGTGCTGCCGCCACGGCAGCGTTCGCGTTGATCGGCTCGACGCTCGCTGTCAGCGGTACCGGTAGCGTGTTCGATATCTCCCGCGCCGGGGAGTGGCGCAAGCTGGTCGAGGCTCGCGTTCCGGTCCATGTCGATATTGGAGCGACAGACGACGTCGTCGAGCGTCCGGATCTTCGTTCCGCTTCGGAACACCTGGCCAACATCCGGCAGGTACTCAATCCTGCCATCGCTGATCTGGCGGCGGTATTTGGTGTCTCCAGGCAAGCGATCTACAAGTGGATTGGCGGCGAGTCGATGCCTGAGGCCGATAATTTCAAGCGAATCCAATCGCTCAGCCATGTGGCCGATGCTTTTTACGAAGCTGGAATCACACGTGCGCCTGCGATGCTGAAAATGAAGGCGTTCGAAGGCCGGTCGCTGATGGATCTAATCACATCCGACCAGCTTTCGCCATCGCACGTTCAGTCATTGATTTCCGAAGCTCGGGCCATGGATATGGCATACGACCGTTCCGGGCTGGCGCGAACCAAAGCCGAACCTTCGGACGATTGGCGTACCGAGGCTTCCATTCCCGGGTCTCCCGAGCAATGA
- a CDS encoding TIGR04255 family protein, translating to MFAIFAISHRLVKHSVNQKYFSRPTPKTKLTWRHRQPQCKLTTEVSTNEMEQPVSERMSNAPVYYALAQAHFNPVAAMAKYVDQIQDRLRREGYPLFEPQQITHLVVPGPGQAQRVEPQIQQTVSWLMTRSDRTAGYILSPSAITFHTTHYETHNEFIPELLRGLNAVHETVTLDHVGRLGLRYLDAVLPQAGETVEQYLVGGLHGVDFNATRRHTMTESVFTTATRPLLPTGTLVARVYRMTAPLGFPPDMLPSGLAVNPRFEMKEPREHGVIDTDHYTEGRMPIDMDKLGEQLLSLHATIKSVFEATTTGHARKAWA from the coding sequence ATGTTTGCGATATTTGCAATATCGCATCGCCTTGTCAAGCACAGCGTCAACCAAAAATACTTTTCGCGACCAACACCGAAGACCAAACTCACCTGGCGCCATCGTCAACCACAGTGTAAACTGACAACTGAAGTGTCAACCAATGAAATGGAGCAGCCTGTGAGCGAGCGAATGTCGAACGCGCCTGTTTACTATGCGCTGGCACAGGCGCATTTCAATCCTGTTGCCGCGATGGCCAAGTACGTCGACCAGATCCAGGATCGGCTGCGGCGCGAGGGCTACCCACTATTCGAGCCGCAGCAGATCACTCACTTGGTGGTCCCGGGTCCTGGACAGGCACAGCGCGTCGAGCCGCAGATCCAGCAGACGGTTTCCTGGCTCATGACCAGGAGCGACCGGACGGCCGGTTACATCCTTTCGCCCTCGGCGATCACCTTCCACACGACTCATTACGAAACCCACAATGAGTTCATCCCGGAACTGCTGCGCGGTTTGAATGCAGTGCATGAAACCGTAACCCTCGACCACGTTGGCCGACTGGGACTGCGCTACCTGGATGCCGTATTGCCACAAGCTGGCGAAACCGTCGAACAGTACCTGGTCGGTGGACTGCATGGCGTGGACTTCAATGCAACTCGCCGGCACACGATGACCGAGTCTGTGTTTACTACAGCAACTCGCCCACTCCTACCAACTGGGACGTTGGTGGCCCGCGTGTACAGAATGACTGCACCGCTCGGCTTCCCTCCAGACATGCTACCTAGCGGTCTGGCGGTAAATCCACGGTTCGAGATGAAAGAACCTCGCGAACATGGCGTGATCGACACGGATCATTACACCGAAGGGCGTATGCCAATCGATATGGACAAACTTGGAGAGCAGCTGCTTTCGCTTCATGCGACGATCAAATCCGTGTTCGAAGCAACCACGACGGGTCACGCACGCAAGGCATGGGCATGA
- a CDS encoding N-6 DNA methylase has product MTKQAQALPATLRAIRAKLDLTQEQLAERLGVSFATVNRWEGGGSKPQRAAQEAILALAREAGVEKAAEDAPEAAVQVSRRRSRRTTAATPTTKPMEQMLWDAACSIRGEKDAAKFKDYLLPLLFLKRLSDVFDDEIERLAEEYGDRPTALEIAESDHSLLRFYLPPEARWAVISGREQYDWPLDDKKRSTAPKDIGEHLTKAVRAVVKQNPSLSGVIDVVDFAAERNGERDINPAKLRGVVETFSDPRYRLGLADVQPDFLGRAYEYLLRKFAEGSGQSAGEFFTPTEVGFLMAHILRPKPGETCHDYACGSAGLLIKLQLVARELDPTSKVPLKLSGQELQAESYAVAQMNAIIHDMEVELARGDTMINPKFRNADGSIRQYDIVVANPMWNQPFAPDLFANDPFDRFRTAGRITSGKGDWAWLQHTLACMNDHGRAAVVLDTGAVTRGSGSRNEDKERNIRKWFVDQDLIDGVILLPENLFYNTTAAGVIVVLNKRKPAARKGRIVLLNASRRFKKGRPKNYLPEEDIRPLAAMYLKGELVEGEVAVITTEQAMEADYNLSPSRWVDQVGGADHGSLEDMITELKRLSQATNDTDRLLFSILERLK; this is encoded by the coding sequence ATGACAAAACAAGCCCAAGCTTTACCCGCCACGCTTCGCGCCATCCGCGCCAAGCTCGATCTCACCCAGGAGCAGCTCGCCGAGCGGCTCGGGGTCTCGTTCGCCACGGTCAACCGCTGGGAAGGTGGTGGCAGCAAGCCGCAACGCGCGGCGCAGGAGGCCATTCTGGCGCTCGCCCGCGAGGCCGGGGTGGAGAAGGCTGCTGAGGATGCCCCGGAGGCCGCCGTCCAGGTCTCGCGTCGTCGCAGTCGGCGAACCACCGCCGCGACGCCCACCACCAAGCCCATGGAGCAGATGCTCTGGGATGCGGCCTGCTCCATCCGGGGCGAGAAGGATGCGGCCAAGTTCAAGGACTACTTACTGCCGCTGCTCTTCCTGAAGCGGCTGTCCGACGTCTTTGACGACGAGATCGAGCGGCTGGCCGAGGAATACGGCGATCGGCCCACTGCGCTGGAGATCGCCGAGTCCGACCACTCGCTGCTGCGGTTCTATCTGCCGCCCGAAGCACGCTGGGCGGTGATCAGCGGGCGCGAGCAGTACGACTGGCCGCTCGACGACAAGAAGCGCAGCACCGCGCCGAAGGACATCGGCGAGCACCTGACCAAGGCCGTGCGCGCGGTGGTCAAGCAGAACCCCTCGCTCTCGGGCGTCATCGACGTGGTGGACTTCGCCGCCGAGCGCAACGGCGAGCGGGACATCAACCCGGCCAAGCTGCGCGGCGTGGTCGAGACCTTTTCCGACCCGCGCTACCGGCTGGGCTTGGCCGACGTGCAGCCCGATTTCCTCGGCCGCGCCTACGAGTATCTGCTGCGCAAGTTCGCCGAAGGCTCGGGGCAGAGCGCGGGCGAGTTCTTCACGCCGACCGAAGTGGGCTTCCTGATGGCGCACATCCTGCGCCCCAAGCCCGGCGAGACCTGCCACGACTACGCCTGCGGCTCGGCCGGGTTGCTCATCAAGCTGCAGCTCGTCGCCCGCGAACTCGATCCGACCAGCAAGGTACCGCTCAAGCTTTCCGGCCAGGAGCTGCAAGCCGAGAGCTACGCCGTGGCACAAATGAACGCGATCATCCACGACATGGAGGTGGAGCTCGCGCGCGGCGACACCATGATCAACCCCAAGTTCCGCAATGCGGACGGCTCCATCAGGCAGTACGACATCGTCGTCGCCAATCCGATGTGGAACCAGCCGTTCGCGCCGGACCTCTTCGCCAACGACCCCTTCGACCGCTTCCGCACCGCTGGCCGCATCACCAGCGGTAAAGGCGATTGGGCCTGGCTGCAGCACACGCTGGCCTGCATGAACGACCACGGCCGCGCCGCCGTGGTGCTCGACACCGGCGCGGTGACGCGCGGCTCCGGCTCCAGGAACGAGGACAAGGAACGCAACATCCGCAAGTGGTTCGTCGATCAGGACCTGATCGACGGCGTGATCCTGCTGCCGGAAAACCTCTTCTACAACACCACCGCCGCCGGCGTGATCGTGGTGCTGAACAAGCGCAAGCCCGCCGCGCGTAAGGGCCGGATCGTACTGCTCAACGCCAGCAGGCGATTCAAGAAAGGTCGGCCCAAGAACTACCTGCCGGAGGAGGACATCCGACCGCTGGCGGCGATGTACCTCAAGGGCGAGCTTGTCGAGGGCGAAGTGGCGGTCATCACCACCGAGCAGGCCATGGAGGCCGACTACAACCTGAGTCCGAGCAGGTGGGTAGACCAAGTGGGCGGCGCGGATCACGGCTCACTTGAAGACATGATTACAGAGCTGAAGAGGCTTTCCCAGGCGACAAACGATACAGATCGGCTGCTCTTTTCCATCCTGGAGCGCCTGAAATGA
- a CDS encoding restriction endonuclease subunit S, giving the protein MKTVKLGEENVAEVILGQSPPSSAYNGTGHGLPFFQGKADFGLLHPIPRVWCDAGQKFAKAGDVLMSVRAPVGDVNVALGDCVIGRGIAAIRAGIRSDPWFLYFALAYSKPILESRATGSTFASVNKATLVDLDIPLPEMPEQVAIGSVLRLITEKIEQENLLITTAQDIKRVSMRDLFTRGLRGEPQKETELGLVPESWDIVTLGTLGRIGNGSTPKKSVRDYWEGGTFPWLTSAKVYDRDIEAADQFVTKTALDECHLPIVKPGAVLVAITGQGKTLGHCAVLRIEATINQHVAYLQTDTSKADSGFIRGYLETQYDYLRQVAAGGGSTKGALTCSFLRSLSLPLPEIKEQREIVAVLDAIDRKIDLHRKKRAVLEELFKALLHKLMTGEIRVDELDLSALDRVEAECEEAVA; this is encoded by the coding sequence ATGAAGACAGTGAAGCTCGGTGAGGAAAATGTTGCCGAGGTGATTCTTGGCCAGTCTCCACCCTCGTCGGCGTACAACGGCACAGGTCATGGGTTGCCGTTTTTTCAGGGTAAGGCCGATTTTGGGCTCCTTCACCCTATACCCAGGGTGTGGTGCGATGCTGGCCAAAAGTTCGCGAAGGCAGGGGACGTGCTCATGTCCGTCCGTGCACCTGTCGGCGACGTCAATGTCGCACTGGGTGATTGCGTCATCGGTCGAGGCATTGCAGCGATTCGTGCCGGAATTAGAAGTGATCCGTGGTTCTTGTATTTCGCCTTGGCTTACTCCAAGCCGATACTCGAAAGCAGGGCAACCGGGTCCACTTTCGCCAGTGTAAACAAAGCGACCCTGGTCGATCTGGATATCCCGCTCCCCGAGATGCCTGAGCAGGTGGCCATTGGCTCAGTGCTTCGCCTGATTACTGAGAAAATCGAGCAAGAGAACCTCCTCATCACAACCGCCCAAGACATCAAGCGTGTCTCCATGCGGGATCTGTTCACGCGCGGACTCCGCGGCGAGCCGCAGAAGGAGACCGAGCTCGGCTTGGTGCCAGAGAGTTGGGACATCGTCACTCTTGGGACGCTCGGAAGAATCGGTAACGGTTCGACGCCGAAGAAATCGGTCCGCGACTATTGGGAGGGCGGTACCTTCCCGTGGCTGACAAGCGCAAAAGTCTACGATCGGGACATCGAAGCGGCTGACCAGTTCGTCACGAAGACCGCGCTAGACGAATGTCACCTCCCCATCGTGAAGCCCGGGGCCGTACTCGTAGCGATTACCGGTCAGGGCAAAACGCTGGGACATTGCGCCGTTCTGAGAATCGAAGCGACGATCAATCAGCACGTGGCCTACCTCCAAACCGACACCTCTAAGGCCGACTCCGGATTCATCCGTGGGTACCTCGAAACACAGTACGACTATCTACGGCAGGTGGCCGCCGGGGGCGGCAGTACGAAAGGTGCGCTGACCTGCTCATTCTTGCGTAGTCTGTCCCTTCCATTGCCAGAAATTAAGGAGCAACGCGAGATCGTTGCCGTCCTCGACGCTATCGATCGCAAGATCGACCTGCATCGCAAGAAGCGGGCGGTGCTGGAAGAACTGTTCAAGGCCCTGCTGCACAAGCTGATGACGGGCGAGATCCGGGTCGATGAGTTGGACCTGTCGGCGCTGGACCGCGTCGAGGCCGAATGCGAGGAGGCCGTGGCATGA
- a CDS encoding type I restriction endonuclease subunit R → MSTLKISEAGSVQFPMVKHAEEIGWEPLTPFEALTRRGDESSNLFRGVLERKILEFNPWLSADAARSIVETLDALPATIDGNRELLAWLRGERQWYDETEKRHRRVQLIDFEHVETNAFHVTWEWKIKPPARKGNRVDVMFVINGVPVCIVEHKNPKDGDAIERGIKQLRRYELETPELLAAPQLFNVTHLLDYWYGVTWNVNRRDMARWKQMPEESYRFAVQSFFERTDFLRTLEHWILFYVQDGETRKSVLRQHQRRAIDAILDRCLDASKTRGLIWHTQGSGKTFTLLTAARQILEDKTRFSNANVILVVDRTELEGQLKGWVERLLGEMQQQDIAVRRANNKAELQALLDADFRGLIISMIHKFEAIRKDSCTRDNVYVFIDEAHRSVAKDLGTYLMAAVPKATIIGFTGTPIARTSQGEGTFKIFGAQDELGYLDKYSIAESIADETTLPIKHVMAPSTMTVPADRLDKEFFALAGSEGVTDVEELNKVLDRAVGLRTFLTADDRIEKVAAFVAEHFKESVLPLGYKAFLVAVNREACAKYKRALDKLLPPEWSVPVYTENAADAIDRPLVAELQLSPEREEDVRLLFKKPAEDPKILIVTDKLLTGYDAPLLYCLYLDKPMRDHVLLQSIARVNRPYVDANGVQKRVGLVVDFVGVLRELKKALQFDSSDVSGVIEDLDVLLHDFQQKIAQAETDYLDAGEGGSADERLERLVYGRFLAPEVRKAFFEAYKEIEALWEILSPSPELRDHIATYKHLSQLYAAVRNAYADKVGFVADLAYKTRRLIEGSATQEGLGRLTKSVIFDVKTLESLRGEKGSDEGKVFNLVRGLQQEIDEDPATAPVLQPLKDRAERILKDLEERKTTGLAAMDLLAQLAAEKEAALEKARESGLAARAFAIYWTLRGDAALQGAGIEAMEIAREAEALLSRFPNAAVNPDEQRRFRAALYKPLLALSQDERARVVDLVVKLLLTEGE, encoded by the coding sequence ATGAGCACGCTCAAGATCAGCGAGGCCGGGAGCGTGCAGTTCCCCATGGTCAAGCACGCCGAGGAGATCGGCTGGGAACCGCTCACGCCCTTCGAGGCACTGACGCGGCGCGGCGACGAGTCCTCCAACCTGTTCCGTGGCGTGCTGGAGCGGAAGATCCTCGAATTCAACCCGTGGCTTTCGGCGGACGCGGCGCGCTCGATCGTCGAGACACTGGATGCCCTGCCGGCCACCATCGACGGCAACCGCGAGTTGCTGGCGTGGCTGCGCGGCGAGCGGCAGTGGTACGACGAGACCGAGAAACGCCATCGCCGCGTCCAGCTCATCGACTTCGAGCACGTCGAGACGAACGCCTTTCATGTCACCTGGGAGTGGAAGATCAAGCCGCCGGCACGCAAGGGCAACCGCGTGGACGTGATGTTCGTCATCAACGGCGTGCCGGTGTGCATCGTCGAGCACAAGAACCCCAAGGACGGCGACGCCATCGAGCGGGGGATCAAGCAACTGCGCCGCTACGAGTTGGAGACCCCGGAGCTGCTGGCCGCGCCGCAGCTTTTCAACGTGACCCATCTGCTCGATTACTGGTACGGCGTCACCTGGAACGTGAACCGGCGCGACATGGCGCGCTGGAAGCAGATGCCGGAGGAGAGCTACCGCTTCGCCGTGCAGTCGTTCTTCGAGCGCACCGACTTCCTGCGCACGCTGGAGCACTGGATCCTGTTCTACGTCCAGGACGGCGAGACGCGGAAATCCGTCCTGCGCCAGCATCAGCGGCGCGCCATCGATGCCATCCTCGACCGCTGCCTGGATGCTAGCAAGACCCGCGGGCTCATCTGGCACACCCAGGGTTCGGGAAAGACCTTTACGCTGCTGACGGCGGCGCGGCAAATCCTGGAGGATAAGACCCGCTTCTCCAATGCGAACGTCATCTTGGTCGTGGACCGGACCGAGCTGGAAGGCCAGCTCAAAGGCTGGGTCGAGCGCCTGCTGGGCGAGATGCAGCAGCAGGACATCGCGGTGAGAAGGGCCAACAACAAGGCCGAACTCCAGGCGCTGCTGGACGCCGACTTCCGAGGGCTGATCATCTCGATGATCCACAAGTTCGAGGCGATCCGGAAGGATAGCTGCACTCGGGACAACGTCTACGTCTTCATCGACGAAGCACACCGTTCGGTGGCCAAGGACCTGGGCACCTACTTGATGGCGGCCGTGCCGAAGGCCACCATCATCGGCTTCACCGGCACGCCGATCGCCCGCACCTCCCAGGGTGAGGGTACGTTCAAGATTTTCGGTGCCCAGGACGAACTGGGCTATCTCGACAAGTACTCGATCGCCGAGTCCATCGCCGACGAGACCACCCTCCCCATCAAGCACGTGATGGCACCCTCTACGATGACGGTGCCGGCGGATCGACTCGACAAGGAGTTCTTCGCGCTTGCCGGCAGCGAGGGCGTCACCGACGTCGAGGAGCTCAACAAGGTGCTGGACCGCGCGGTGGGGCTGCGTACCTTCCTGACGGCGGACGACCGCATCGAGAAGGTGGCCGCCTTCGTCGCGGAACACTTCAAGGAAAGCGTCCTGCCGCTGGGCTACAAGGCCTTCCTCGTCGCCGTCAACCGCGAGGCCTGCGCGAAATACAAGAGGGCGTTGGACAAACTGCTGCCGCCCGAGTGGTCGGTGCCGGTCTACACCGAGAACGCTGCCGACGCCATCGACCGGCCCCTGGTAGCAGAGCTCCAACTCTCCCCCGAGCGGGAAGAGGACGTCCGGCTGCTGTTCAAGAAGCCCGCCGAGGACCCCAAGATCCTCATCGTCACCGACAAGCTGCTCACCGGCTACGACGCGCCGCTGCTCTACTGTCTGTACCTCGACAAGCCGATGCGCGACCACGTGCTGCTGCAGTCGATCGCCCGAGTCAATCGCCCCTACGTCGATGCCAACGGGGTGCAGAAGCGGGTCGGCCTCGTGGTGGACTTCGTCGGCGTGCTGCGCGAGCTCAAGAAGGCCCTGCAGTTCGACTCCAGCGACGTGAGTGGGGTGATCGAGGACCTCGACGTCCTGCTCCATGACTTCCAACAGAAGATCGCCCAGGCCGAGACGGATTACCTCGACGCCGGCGAGGGCGGTAGCGCTGACGAGCGTCTGGAGCGGCTCGTCTATGGCCGCTTCCTCGCGCCCGAGGTCCGAAAGGCCTTCTTCGAGGCGTACAAGGAGATCGAGGCGCTGTGGGAAATCCTCTCCCCATCGCCCGAGTTGCGCGACCACATCGCGACCTACAAGCACTTGAGCCAGCTCTATGCGGCGGTTCGCAATGCCTATGCCGACAAGGTGGGCTTCGTGGCCGACCTCGCCTACAAAACCCGGCGCCTGATCGAAGGGAGCGCCACGCAGGAGGGGCTGGGACGGCTGACCAAGAGCGTCATCTTCGACGTCAAGACGCTGGAATCGCTGCGGGGTGAGAAGGGATCCGACGAAGGCAAGGTGTTCAACCTCGTGCGCGGCTTGCAACAGGAGATCGACGAGGACCCGGCGACCGCGCCGGTGCTGCAGCCGTTGAAGGACCGCGCCGAACGCATCCTGAAGGATCTCGAGGAGCGCAAGACCACCGGTCTCGCCGCCATGGACCTGCTGGCCCAACTCGCGGCCGAGAAGGAGGCGGCGCTCGAGAAGGCCCGTGAGAGTGGCTTGGCGGCACGAGCCTTTGCGATCTATTGGACGTTGCGCGGCGATGCGGCGTTGCAAGGGGCCGGCATCGAGGCCATGGAAATCGCCAGGGAGGCCGAGGCTCTGCTCAGCCGCTTCCCGAACGCTGCAGTCAATCCCGACGAACAACGTCGCTTCCGTGCCGCCCTCTACAAGCCGCTCCTCGCGCTCTCCCAGGACGAGCGCGCCCGCGTCGTCGACCTGGTGGTCAAGTTGCTGCTGACGGAGGGTGAATGA
- a CDS encoding M48 family metallopeptidase gives MKAGGAAHRDSRARRSIGPGKGSLYPAQELKRRAMAWAVMLRVNPKVIRVQEMRRKWGSCSSAGTVTLASDLVEQEERFQDYVIVHELLHLRFSTHGRMFKALMSAHVPGWRRWEVARRCNAD, from the coding sequence ATGAAGGCTGGTGGTGCAGCGCATCGCGACTCCCGAGCGAGAAGGAGTATAGGGCCCGGAAAAGGCTCGCTCTATCCGGCTCAGGAGCTCAAGCGCCGCGCCATGGCCTGGGCGGTGATGCTGCGTGTCAACCCGAAGGTGATCCGGGTGCAGGAGATGCGCAGGAAGTGGGGATCATGCTCCTCTGCGGGTACCGTCACCCTCGCATCCGATCTCGTCGAGCAGGAAGAGCGGTTCCAGGATTACGTCATCGTCCATGAACTGCTGCACCTCCGTTTCTCGACGCACGGCAGGATGTTCAAGGCGCTGATGAGCGCGCATGTGCCGGGGTGGCGTCGCTGGGAAGTGGCGCGACGCTGCAACGCCGACTGA
- a CDS encoding sigma-70 family RNA polymerase sigma factor, which yields MEETKVDRVVRDLVADHDRLDGFLSKAHVERLLEKRQLTVEEGAEVYRQLDALGISVEDESENPDETEGPNVDEVDSDDAGVDGSFERLDVRLRSLSSRLLTAEEEVELGRRMELGRRALRELEEGVPRSEEHDRIIERGRNAKETMIMANLRLVLHIAKPYVGLSDLSLDDLFQEGVMGLIRAVDKYDHTLGYKFSTYATWWIRQSITRSLADRGATIRLPVHVYDDVLRLKRAHKLLGQAHPERRTSMAELADELAWTIDKVHFIQQIAAFVPASLDERINGHDDLTLMDTLVSGLPSPEEHLDHADLARCIDGALSGLKERESKVLRLRFGLSDSGHGATLEEIGQMFGLTRERIRQIEAKALGRLRHPSRGDVLRDFLDS from the coding sequence GTGGAAGAAACCAAGGTAGACAGGGTCGTCAGAGACTTGGTCGCGGACCATGATCGACTGGATGGTTTTCTATCCAAGGCCCATGTGGAGAGGTTGCTTGAGAAACGACAGCTGACCGTCGAGGAAGGCGCAGAGGTTTATCGACAGCTCGATGCGCTCGGCATCAGTGTCGAGGACGAATCCGAGAACCCGGATGAGACCGAAGGCCCGAACGTCGATGAGGTCGACTCTGACGACGCCGGCGTCGATGGTTCGTTTGAACGCCTCGACGTCAGGCTGCGCAGTCTGAGCTCCAGGCTTCTGACCGCCGAGGAAGAAGTCGAACTGGGGCGGCGGATGGAGCTCGGTCGCCGCGCCCTACGTGAGCTCGAAGAAGGCGTTCCCCGATCGGAGGAGCACGACAGGATCATCGAACGAGGTAGGAATGCGAAGGAGACGATGATCATGGCGAATCTCCGGCTCGTGCTCCACATCGCGAAGCCGTACGTCGGCCTTTCCGATCTCAGCCTGGATGATCTCTTCCAAGAGGGAGTGATGGGACTGATACGCGCAGTGGACAAGTATGACCATACGCTCGGGTACAAGTTTTCCACCTATGCGACATGGTGGATCAGGCAGTCGATCACGAGGTCTCTCGCCGATCGCGGAGCGACGATACGTCTTCCTGTACACGTGTATGACGACGTGCTCAGGCTGAAACGCGCACACAAACTCTTGGGCCAAGCACATCCAGAACGACGGACGAGCATGGCCGAGCTGGCCGACGAGCTCGCCTGGACGATCGACAAAGTCCATTTCATACAACAGATCGCTGCCTTCGTTCCTGCGTCGTTGGACGAGAGGATCAACGGGCATGACGATCTCACGCTGATGGACACGCTGGTTTCCGGGCTCCCGTCGCCGGAGGAGCATCTGGATCATGCCGATCTGGCGAGGTGCATCGACGGTGCCCTGAGTGGCCTGAAAGAGCGAGAGAGCAAAGTGTTACGCCTCCGATTCGGTTTGAGTGATTCCGGTCACGGGGCGACGCTGGAAGAAATTGGGCAGATGTTCGGTCTGACCCGCGAACGGATTCGCCAGATCGAAGCCAAAGCCCTCGGTCGTCTCAGGCATCCAAGTCGAGGAGATGTGCTTCGCGACTTTCTGGACTCGTGA